A window from Setaria italica strain Yugu1 chromosome VIII, Setaria_italica_v2.0, whole genome shotgun sequence encodes these proteins:
- the LOC101779038 gene encoding E3 ubiquitin-protein ligase EL5 — MPMLAAVTCLARRRRMHCRGCDTAAAAAALELELGQHAPGDHRHRWRDELAPVGMPGGREQTRRQGRRRLPRDGGPALDSRRRQRQAVAAGAEQVPAPEEVRSQPGPGSCATVVLKKAPVAGDARAPASEAASSSSVLCAVCLEEVPTEAEATTLPCSHSYHAGCVLPWLAAHGACPCCRATVPSPENYILTCEIDMDYGVESSF; from the coding sequence ATGCCGATGCTCGCTGCCGTCACCtgcctcgcgcgccgccgccgcatgcaCTGCCGCGGCTGcgacaccgcggcggcggcggcggcgctggagcttgaGCTGGGGCAGCATGCCCCGGGcgaccaccgccaccgctggcGGGACGAGCTGGCGCCCGTCGGCATGCCCGGCGGCCGCGAGCAGACAAGGAGGCAGGGACGCCGGCGGCTCCCGCGGGACGGAGGGCCGGCACTGGactcccggcggcggcagcgtcaggcggtggcggcgggcgccgaGCAGGTGCCGGCTCCGGAGGAGGTCCGCAGCCAGCCTGGACCAGGCTCGTGTGCTACCGTGGTGTTGAAGAAGGCGCCGGTCGCTGGcgacgcgcgcgcgccggcttcggaggcggcgtcgtcgtcgtccgtgCTCTGCGCGGTCTGCCTCGAGGAGGTGCcgacggaggcggaggcgacgacgCTGCCGTGCTCCCACTCGTACCACGCCGGCTGCGTGCTGCCGTGGCTCGCCGCGCACGGCGCCTGCCCGTGCTGCAGGGCTACTGTGCCGTCGCCGGAGAATTATATATTAACTTGTGAGATCGATATGGACTATGGAGTAGAAAGTAGCTTTTAA